The genomic DNA ATCCACACGTCGCCGTCCAGCACCATGAACAGGCCCCGAGGACCCTCTCCCGGAGCGAAGCGCGCCCCATAGGGGCCATGGAACACGATGTGCCGCGAGGCGACGATGTCCAGGCGCAAGGTCTGGAGCAACTGGGAGAGGGCATCCATGAGCGGGGCTCCCGGCGGGGAACACGGGCGGGAAGTGTAACCCTCCCTCCGCTGTCCTCCCGGGGGACTCGCCCGCATGGGACGCCAAGCGTTTCGTTCCCGGCGCCCCAGGCCTGGCCTGCTCAAAAGAAGACGCTGAGATTGCTGGCGAGGATGACAGTTTGATCCAGGAGCACCGTCCGATGCGCGATGCGCCAGGAGCCTGGCATGTCTCCCCGGCGGAGCACGTCGCGGCGCATCCCCGCGAAGACATCCACGTCATGCTCCTGGCTCGAGCGGTAGAGCAGGAAGGAGGAGAACACCTCCAGCGCTCCGGGCTCGGGAAGGGCCCGCGACCGCACGTTGCTCACCAGACGGCGCGTGCGGCTGAGCGGGGACTCCGACCAGGCGAGCCCGGACATCAACCGCCCCACGCGCAGCGACAGGCCCCGGAAGTCATCGTCGAAGTGCGCGGGCGCGTCCGGGTCCAGCAGCTCCCGGCGCTCGGACTCGAGCGCCGCGTGGTTGGTGCGCGCGGGCATCCGGTAGCGCGCGTCCGGGGTGAACAGCTTCAGCCATTCCTCGTAGCGGTGCTCATCGAGCAGCGCCGCCTCGGTGAAGAGGAATTGCTCGAGCGCGTACTGCAACGCGGGCCCGGGCACGAACGAGGGAACGAACGGCGTGGGGGCGGAGAGTTCAGCGCTCATGGGGCACCTCCGTGGACACCAGGCTCGCCCAGCGGCGGTAGAAGGCACGGGCGGCCACCTCGCTGAAGGTCCGGTTCGCGGTGGTGCCGGGGAAGCGCGCCTCGACGTCCTCGCACGTGCCCGAGTCCATCTCCAGGTTGAAGAGCTCGCGCCGTGCGCGCCGTCCCCGGAGCACGCGTTGGATCTCCGTCCAGACGTGCGTGTCGTCCTGCTCGAAGATGCCAGCCGCGCCGAACGAGCGTTGACTGCCCAACCGGATGGCCTGCTTCACGTCCTCGGGAGCGTCCGCGTCCGCGATCACATAGGACCAGATCTCCATCTGCTCGGGGCCCTTGGGCT from Melittangium boletus DSM 14713 includes the following:
- a CDS encoding aromatic-ring-hydroxylating dioxygenase subunit beta, which codes for MSAELSAPTPFVPSFVPGPALQYALEQFLFTEAALLDEHRYEEWLKLFTPDARYRMPARTNHAALESERRELLDPDAPAHFDDDFRGLSLRVGRLMSGLAWSESPLSRTRRLVSNVRSRALPEPGALEVFSSFLLYRSSQEHDVDVFAGMRRDVLRRGDMPGSWRIAHRTVLLDQTVILASNLSVFF